tcccattaatgtaacattaatgacgcctagtgaccagaatactacatattagtCTTTTAAGatattttgactaaaaataggccatagtcagtgaaaaaaactgcaaaaagcaCCGAcagaaaaaagttcaatttgttttgcttttcatgttttttttttttaacacacttTTCTCCAACCCGTCATGGCCAGTTGTGCAAATCCGATGATGACGTCATTCCACCCGTAAcactgcatgcacacacatacacaactcACGTTCGTCCACTGCCGGGGccatctgattggctgttgcTTCCCGTCTGCTGCATTTTGGAGCGCTCGATATGCTCAACGTACGTCTGGATCATCTTTAATCCGAGAAGGTAAAACCGTGGATGGAAAGAACAAagttaaaaatgataaaaaaaacaacattatttctGATTCTgtgcattttcttgcatttaaaaagaacaaacaaaTCCAACATGTAAAAAAACTCCTCAAGTAGCTCATGTTTTTTTGGGTCTCATGAAGATCTTACAGGACCAAATGTTGACTTAAATATCAAAGGTTACTTGAAAGTGGTTTTGGAGCCAGTTATAGAACAAGGAACCACATTTGGTAACTAACGGACATGCTATTTCTGTCCGTCAATCAGCAGAGAAAGGTCATGATTActtgtatactgtacagtattgaaATTAAATGGAAGGAAAGTATATCATACCCATGTGTCATTACTATAAATAGAGAAATCCGACAAAAATAATATGTCCTAGTTCCTAAACCTCATGCCTTTGAAAAGTCACTAACTTGCATTGATAGATGGGAAACTTCATCCCAAGGTCTATTATTTCATCAGTTCTGTGCCCGACAGGATGAACACATCACGTTGGGCACTAACCTCCGTGTGGCGCTGGTGCAGAGCGTTGTACTCTTTCTTCATGTCCGACTCCCTTTCCTCCAACCGTGtgactgaaaaaaatcaaatgactTCCAGTAGGTAATGTTGCACTTCATTAGCAGGTAAACACCACAGCAGATCAAACAAAAATCATCATTATTTTATAACAGCACTTTTCAAAATGGCAAGGAAACATTTTTACTGAGAAGcaaagaagaataaaaaaaaaccacaacacTTCTAGCATGGCTTTTTCTATTGAGTTGGAAGTCTACTCACTTTGGTCAGCATAGTTCTTTGACTTGAGCTCCAGCTGTTTCCCTTGCAGCTCCAGAAACTCCACCTGGACCTGCAGATCCTTCTTCTCTGCTTCCAGTGCATCTTCAAACTCGATGAATTTCTGGCAGATGCAAATATGAGCACAACAACGCTTTAAATAAGCGCACAATATTCATAAATGGATCATTCTCTAGAATTTGTGAGCAAAGAAACACAGCCTTAAACGTTGTTACTGCAGCAATCACATCGTATTGCCTGCACAGCAGTGTAGCCTTGCTTAGTTAGTAGGCGGTGATGCTGGGAAAAATGGGCCTGATGCACCAATAGGTTACGAATTTTCatatattaatttttaaaaagggttTCTAAGATAAACAAAAAGCAGGATTCACAGTTATTCAACTTTGTAGCCTGCAGTCTACTCAGCAGCGCATTTTTAATTACCATAGGCAATGATCACCTgaatcaaaatggaaaaataatgatgacaggtggcgTATCGTTAAAAGAAGGGGGTGTGGCCTGGCCAGCAGTAAATACAATTGCACTGCTGTGTGTGCACACTCTTCTCATCCCCTGATAAAGGCATTGGAGGGTGTTAACTTATGCTAAATACGACCAGCTGGTCCACGCCTACAAAACCCCAAAATGGATTTGAGAACACAGCTGTGAACAATTCAGCAAGTTAAGAACCTTCCATGAACCCCGCATGGACTTTTCTtgagaaacatttttaacaatatgttaagaaaaaagtagaaatatatGGGTAGATttgcaaagatgaaaaaaaacaactgtattttaaataaaCTGTTAAATCACAGGAAATGGAATAAACGATTATTTTTGCTCTGGCGTACACTGATGGATGCCACTTCTTAAAAAGTGAAAGTATACAGCAAGGTGTCACAAAATCTCACGATATTAAAAAATGGAGAGATttgtagataaaaaaaaagaagtttcccgataataaataaattaatcaaacaAATATCACAcgttaaatgaaaatgaactggataattttgccagcctccatacagtatattgccatgtgcatgcgtgtctgttttcctcgtctctcgcctccaaacaggcaggaaaagagttcactctgtgcattagtTCAGCACCTAGgcgcttcatagaacaacggtgCACAGAATGAGTcctcttgtcagtcattcagtcgtTTTGTCTCTGTGGCGAAGGCGGGGCCGTTAACATACACACatagcaaaagagtggagcttcgtgaggagcaatgcaaggtaatgccAAATTGAgcgggaaaaagatgcttgtaAAGCCAAATGCCACCTCCCCCATGTGGGAATAATAATGAGCAAGGACATCAACACGAACAAGCCAGTATGACAAATTTATTCGAGAGTGGTAgtaacataaaaggcaacaaaaaaaacttgccGACCTagtttcccatctgggaaaaaaactacacatcgagatgcagagccttcgtctcgacagtcaacactcacggAGACGTTTGGTCggtaaagtaaatacaaaccaaacggaacagcgcaaaatggtgtgcattcACAGAAAGTGTACTTTGCTacatcacaaaagaaatgctgctctttaatacagttgaaaggccagcatttcaagaaatgctgcgcACACATGgcacaaacggcaattccacaactttacagagtgaaagatgacatattaaaggaaattattatgctatattattatttcttatgatatattatcctaacattagtggtttatttggtctcaaaaaatgttgagacgttcttaaaataaatgttaaaatctcgtcttgtctcattctcgtggacccagtatcgtgcatcgtctcgtctcgtgagctggGTGTCACCTAGTACATAGCAAACAAGTGTATAGTAAAATGCACGTAAACTCTGTAGCTGAGAAGCCAGTGGAGGTCTGCCATCTATATTTTCACATTGCCTTTTCACAACAAAGCTGTTACTAATGGCGTGCTTGTCCTGGCCTAACATGCTAATCCTCTGACTGCAGAGAGACCGTTCATTTGGAATGTATagcacagtgtttcccatacattcagtcatttacattttcatcAAATATATTTGGACCGCCACTGGAGATGCAGCGATCCGCTTTTTTTCACTTACGATCCTGATACCTGAATTTGGACGTCTGCCAATACCGATAAAATTCCaataccagagctctgtttgctttaatagGCAACCACAacagaagaatatcagcaaacgtagtcggccccacacatacacacatgcacacaaacacaagcgcTCGGCCTGCACGTTCACGGCTTCAATGACAGTCGGGCAACACAGAACTCTTCACATTGCACATAACTTCTGGGTGATTTTGTATGAAGTATGATGGAGTGAGGTTGCAGTGCATGCGTGGACACAGCTACAttcgctgatattcttttggctacgtttgctgacaGCATTAAAGCACAGACGTGGCTCATGGATCGGAAATCTCTGCAGGTAGTAACCAAAATTTGTAACTGGTAATTGAACCCGATACCAACACTGGATCGGATCGGCCCCATCCCTAGCATTAACTTGATtgttactgtattgtttttgttatcaCAATGCTATCTGGCTCTATTCATCTATCTAGTGGCGTTTGATTTACCGGTAACGACATTATGGACGGAGAAAAAAGGTGCTGATGATGACATAAAGCGCTAGGAGAAGTGTGAAATCAGCAGAGATGCCAAATGAAAAGGTAAAATTAGTCACCCTAACATGAATAAGGATTGTGTACATCTTGGCGAGGGCGTCTCTGGGAGACAGTGAGTCGTTGGCTTTGTTTACCATTAGCTTGAGCCTAATAACCTTGTAATCTGAGACGCTTTTTTCTCGTTGCTGCTTTCACTCGCATTGTTTTCCTCAGCCACCATCTTCCTGCGACTAGCATGCTCGGCCTACTTCCTTCTGGCTGCTATTGTTGCTGGGTCTCTGCTCCTTATAAGCATAAATCAGGTTACACTGCCAGGCCCCCTCTTTGTACTATTGATTTCCTATGATTATGTCCTCCCATCCCCCCCAATTGTAGCCCAGTGATCAACACagtctgtttttttgtcttgcttTCGTAGTTGTCTGCTACAATGTGGGGATGGATCACGGTAAATGATGCAGTTGAATCTTATGCAGCAACAGCAGGATTCATGTTCAAAGTTATTTAATGTCATGCTACATTTACACTGGATTTATACGATTTTTTTATCCCATGTGCCCCATTTTGCATTTGCATCATTATTACCGAGGTTCCGCTGCAAACACATAACAATGCTGACGGAACCCAGCAGAGTAATGCAAAGCTTACCTGCCATCTGAGCCTATGGCCgaaatgcagtgtttcccatgcattcatttatttgtggcagcccgccACCACTAGACATAGCACTACCTGCTcgccctcactcataaacacattataataggACTGTGTGcgaatgtagcttgtcgttacaaccCTGTACATCAGACAGCAATCTAACTCTGCCAGAAAacaagaagatgtagcaggagggatcaatGTCACCAACctagtattcagacccctctagattctgtttttcaaataAGCAACTAGCAACAAATGTAGGGGCTTTTGGAGACTCTAACATGAGCGCACACATCAcccttctcaacgagcagcgggtcctgTTGAGCCCACCATCCTTACACATTAAGAGCACTCGCATGCGGCTCCGTCTTGTGACAGAAAAGAAACAcagttttttgctcactttttgtcctTCCCACAGCGTccacaaaaatgacatgcacatgcatcatggGAAATTATGCAAATCAAACGATAACATTGGGATCCGGATCCCACCACTGCATCACAGAAAGCTTGTAATGTGATATCTCTGTATGAATATAAGCTATTGTTTTTTGCTATTGTTAGTTTTCTGTGTTCTTGAGTTATTTTCAGCTGTGAACAGACATCTTTCATGTGTTTATGTTAGACTGTTACTCATTCAGATATGGCACTCTAGATGACGATGATGACACTTTAGTATGTTAGTAATATATTCTCCATCAGAGTCACTAGTAATAAAGCGCAAACCAACTAGTGTGTTTGGAGTAAAACTACTTGTTACCAGGCTTGGTATTGTGTCTTGTTTCCACGTATTTTGCgtgcatatttatttgaaacgAACCCTACAAAACAATGAATTTGATATAAATAATGTCTTCACCTCCCTGAAACACAACTACAAAATCAggtttggtcatttttaaataaagtatcAATTCAAATGTATGGTCAAATTTAGTACAAAGCTAtcgtcttcatcatcttcaaatGTGATATTACTTTTGTAGTGTGCGAGGAcctaaaatgaaacttttgggGCATGGAAAAGGTTGGGAATGCGCAGCTATTAATAGGGTTGACTGCAAAGTTTATGGAACTCTTATTTTCTTGCTTACACGTCCTTTAAAATTGAGAAATTGAGGATATACTTGTATAGTATATAACTCAGATAGACTGTATAGTAGCAATATATCTACAGATCCAGATGTGTGCTGCAAAGTATAATACTGTAATGCTTATCTGTACAACCTCAACCATCACATGTCATGTGTAACCAAACATGCGACACAAGCTGGAGGTTCCGATGGGTCTGGAGGCCCAACCACCACACCGGGTGGTGACTCACCTCCTCCGCCTGCTTGCGCAGCGCTTTCTCCCTCTCGTACTGTGTGATGAGCTGCTCGTTGTCCTCCTTCAGGAGTTCCAGTTCCACTTCGTGCTCCTGGTTCTCCGTCAGCACAGCGTCCAAGTTCTCCAGGACGTTCACCACAAGCGGCATCAACTCCTTCACCACCTCCTCGTCATAGCTGCGGATCAGCCTCTCGAACTCCCTGTAGATGCTGTTGGCCAGGCCCGACACCCGCTCCGACATGACGGTGCCGGAGCCGTAGTCGTCCTGGTAGACCACCTCGTCTATCTGTAGCTCCATCATCTTGGCGGCGGGATCCAGATGAGGACTGGCAAGGCCTTGTAGACTGTGGAGGTGTTTTGGATCAGGTCAACGGAGGGGTAACGTGTAATTCCGCATTACTGGTGATAGAAATAGACTAATATATGATAAAGATGGGTGCCGCTCCTTCTCCAGCTCGTTGTGTCACAGCCAAACTATAAGTACGGTCCGTCCGAACAGCTCGTCTGTGGCTGGGCCTCTCCGGGGCCATGCCGAGGAGGAAGATGCCTTCGTCGATAATTCTACACCTGCTCAGCAGCTGCGGCCATGGAGTGCAGCCATTGCTGgctggataaataaataaattaataaatacaagaataaatacaaaCGTTCACTCTGAATAGTTTTCTTCCATTATCGATGCTTCCGGGTGCGCCGCCGGGGAAGCTGGTGATGGTGATGTCTCCCAATGGGAGAGGTTCTCTTTGCTGTTCGGATGCACGAGCCAGCTGACCGACTATGAATGACGTCACATAGCCTGCATAGAGTATGCACAATGAACCGGAAATCTAGTTCACGatttcaaattaaaattcaTTGTTATCGTTTGACACTGGAGAAGTACaatgctttgatattttttaaattttgtaaaaaaaaataacaaaaaagctacaaaaaaagacaaagcatTGTCTTATTAGTATCAAGATTTCAGCTGTTTCTTTTTACATTGTGACTTTATgcttatttttccctttttgtttagttttctttCTACACTGTgcagtgggccaataaaaagccaCAGGTCGCAATTTGACACATTAccaccctttggacacccctgattgtTATTAAGCAGCATATATGTATGATTCTGGGTATTTACAGCTTGAAAGTCTCCTCCCACTATGTTTGTTGTATATTCATTTCTAAATGTCACATACAATAAAATGTGGAGgttgaatgattattttaaatCTACGAAGTAAGATATTAGTTCTCTAATTTTGTTGGCTTTGTGATTGCTGTAGCTGCCATCATTCTTGCTGCACTACCTATGGTAATTTTACGCAACCTATATGTCTACTTAATACGGAacgttgtattttagtttaaagGCAAAAACCGGAAGTTGCCTAGTTTCCACTGTGCTTGCCCTAAAAAGTGTATGGCCATagatttaataataatgacgATGCACTCTGAAACTGATGCTTCACTGCTTTagacaaagaaaaatgaaacacaGCTAACTGAGGCCTAACAATAACCCATGTTGATCAGAATTGCATAGtgttttaaaaatcattcattcatcagtcagtcagtgctggaaatatttacattttgtctttacGGCCACTATGTTATGGCGTTACCATTTTTTGATTTTATTAATTCTGCCTTCAAGAAGATATTCTCAAGATGATCCACAGTCCAATTATTGTGGTATAAATTGCACTGCATAGTGAGAAGGGTTTCTAACCATCCATATGAAATTTCAAAGCACTACACAGCAATGGAGATCCTGAACAAATGACATGTTTGAAAAGACATGGCGTTATATTGGTGAAACTTTTCAATTTCATGCATGATGGTTTGAAATTGATGTGAGTCACAAGACCTCTCAGAAGAGCAGTGAGTGGACCTTGGTCTACCGTGTAAGGATGCAACAATGTACATAATACAGGGTAATGGGAAAAATAAACATATGACATAGCatacattaaaatatttcaaagtGTCCACAGTGCTGTTTTCTTTACCTGAGTGGCCTACATGCTGCAAATGTTAGAAGCGGCAAGCATCACTGACTGCAGTTTAACATGTGTGCATAAGATAACGTAGTGTTAATAAGAATAGACTCAGAGTGCAGCACTTATCTACTAGAGATGAGGCTAAAGTCTCAAGAGTACATGGTCTCCACAAAATCTCTTTTGGGCCAAGACAACCTCAGTTAATGACTGCTACTCCCGATGCAGCCAGCCACTGTATAACCTGTCATTGTACACCACTGGAAAGAGAAGGATCATAATTTAATTGCAGTAGTGCTTACTGATCTTTGTACTGAAGCTAGGTCTGGTGAAAAGGGTTGGGATGTAACAGGAACAGGAAATAGGCCCCTTGGCCAGGCTTACAGGGCAGTAGTTACATGTGTAAACTTGCTATATTCAATTGGAGCGCCTTATTAGACAAGCATAAATAATTTGAACAAACTGGATCACTAGCACTTATTtcttaagtttttttttcttaaactaaaTGTGTTTGGTGTTCGGAATATTTCATGTGCAATTGCACTGACAGAAAAGTTAGAAACGGTCAGGATAACTGTGCAACTACTGTACTAAAACaagcctggaaataaaagaTCAGCCGTTATTAATTGAAACATTGGTTATTACAACATTACTTGAATCATGTTGGTCGTTAAAATGCACtgctatttttgtacaattctgCAAATAGCAACCTCAAGGTGGCACTAGGATCCATTAGGTAAACACTGTAGTAGTCTGACAATCCAGCACATACCTTGTATAGACTACTAGACATTTTAATTCAAAGAGTGCTTCTGTGCTGATTTCCGGTGTACAAGCTATTTTGTTCAGAGGAAGTGAGTGGCCACTTTGTAAGGGCAGGAATTGTCAAGAACTGGTCAAACAAGACTCGTTTTGTGCACTGTTCTTACACTACTGCAAACATTTAGGAAGGCATGCATGGTTCTAATGTATTGCACGTTACCTTTTATCTGCCAATAAACTATTGGCAGAATGATGCTCAAACAGCCATTCAACtgccaaaaacattttattgcaaTACACAGGATTGAATTCTGCTGCACTCATTGCTGCCAGGCACATCAGTACAGAAGGGGACAGGCTGGTGCCAGAATACCTTGAATGTGCATCATGAAGTGGGTGGAGAGGTGATACCTAAATAGCTCACCTGAACTCAGGTGGGCCACAAGCTTGTCCAGAGTTCCCTGTCTCCAACtgttttaatttaaaacataaacagAGGCCAaccccggggggggggggggggggggggggggggggggaataacaATAAAGGCAGATTAAGCGAGCAATGAGGGCAAAGCAGAAAAACACATTCGCGTAAAATCAAGATGGAATTTTTCGGGGGAAGCAGAAACATTTTGGAGTAAGCAGCTGCATTCATCTTCGAGTCTGTCAATTTTTGGTATTTTCTTCCCTGAAGAGAGTTAGTTCTGACAGAAAACAGTTTGTGTCAGGCACATGTTGGGTTGACAGGGACAGCAAGGCAAAAGAGAACATAGATGACAAGTTCTCCTATTGGCTGTTTGGAGAAAgccaagaagaaaaaacaaggtGTCACTCATGGAGTTACTGACAAAAAGGGAAAACTTGAGGGCCAAAGAAGTCTTTTTGGAGTAACAGTATTGGGATGGAACCATTTCACAGCGCTAATGATTACTGATTGATCAGGCGTGATTGTATTATGCAGTTTCAAGGAGAACTGGGAAAAGAGCTGAGGGGCTGCAATCAGGTTGAAAGTGCAACAAGTTGAGGACAACTGATCAGTCTGTATTTGTTTTGAAGAACAAAACCTCCTGATCTTTCCTTTACGTGTGAGACAACCATGAGAAGAGTGGGGTGGGGAGTTGGAATGAGAGAAGATGCAAGGGGAAGCAGACAAAAATTGTACAGACACACACTGGGACGGGAGGGGTGTGTTCCGTGGATCAGTAGAATACCACACTCGACTTTCCTCCGGGGGGGTTGAGGACCCTGTTGTGCGAACGAGGCTTGGGTCCCAGGTGAGGCTCGTGGTTCTTCAGCGAAGTCTCGTCATTAGGAGGtggggaagaggaggagggctCAGGGGGggctggaggaggagcagcagcaggaagaacagcagcagcaacagcaggttCCTCCTTAGCTGGCACAACGGCTGGTGAGACGGATTGCTCTTTGACCTCGGGCTGGCTGACCTTGACCACAGGTGCTTCAAgattaaataaattcattatgaAAATGTCAGAAGAGGAACAGAAGTCTGAAGCCATGCTTGCGGAAGTCCAGAAAGTCAAACGGCTGTAGAACCGTCACCTGTGTAAACCTATAAGTGCACACGCAGCTCtagcaaatgtatttttgtactgtcCATTTGAAACCAAGCAAAAATGGTCTAAAAGATATATGCAGTTGAAAAAGAAGTTTTGGCATCATTGGGTATCCATCCTGCTTGATCATAAAAGACTCACCATTTTGCGGCTTTACGATATCacagctttttcaaaaatatattgggtatgggtgtgtgtgtgtgtgtgtgtgtgtgtgtgtatggtgaTAAGAGTGTAAACCCAATAATagatttaacaataaaaacaaaacattaaatttCCAACTGTTTTTTCACCCGGTGAAATAAGTACGTTACATTGCTCAATTCTTCTTCTTTCATTGAGGTGGAGTGAGCTCATGGTAAAGTTTCCCATTTTAATGTTAACAAGAGACCCGAGATAGAGAAAGCAGTTAGTCAAAGTTggtctaaatgtatttttaaaaattacattaaattaaaaaaataaaaataataaaaaaagctcCACCCACCTCCAGTTGAATATCTCTGATCTGCTAAACATATTCAGCAGGAATATTTTCAGGAAGagataattaatcatttaaaaactgaaattTCCCCTTCCAAAGcccataaaaatgatgtttggCTTGCTAAATAAAATTCATTCAACATTTGTTGCAAAACAATCTTTATACTAATAACGTTGTAAAAGCTTTGTGCAATATTCTCACCTGGTGATTCAGGTTCAGGTCCTACGGTTAGATTGTCCtgttaaaaaggaaaaagaaaaagaagaagaagaaaagctcaATTTGTGCTGTAATTGTATTAAATAATGCAGCATTAATGACTGCGGTCGTCGACAGATCACTTTTCATACTGTGCTCCTAATACAGAAAAGGTCACCACGCACTAAACATTTTTCTAGATGGATGCAAGAGTGTGACATGGCGACACTGATTATTTAAAAGATTAACCTTTGTGGGAGCCTGCAGCACTACAGTAGAACACTCAGCAGATTTTACATTGACTTTCAGTCACTTATCAGTTCTGAACATCCCTTTACAAGATGGCGTGTTGAGTCAGCAGAAAAACCAAATAAATATATCGACAACATGCACTGCGTGGTGGACTTTACCTTTGGCTTATTTGGGTGACTTCTGCTTGGGCTTTGGAGAGCTGCATTTTCCGCAGACCCAAATATGTTGCTGGTTGGTCCACCTGGAGGCACGGGTCGCTGAGGTTGGACTGGAGGTTGAGGTTCCCCAAATATTCCACTGCTCTTCCCACCTACAGGTCACCAAGAAGTGTCATCACTGACATTTCTTCTTCTCCTGACAGTCTAacaagtatacacacacacacacacacacacacacacacacacacacacacacacgtagttcccaaactttttacagtcacgcactccttcagacatttgacttgaagccatgtaccccctactcctggacactaaaaaaaaaaaaagttctatctGAATTAAcgtgaaatattgaacataattcattggttaattagtatagtaattccgggtcatgTGTATTtggcatggtcacattttgataaagtttcacgtgaacactgataaatagacaagtaatcatcctacatatcttttattccagtttgatgttggcatccttccgtttgaacgggtttcattttttgtccactcagaCTAGCTATGGTTTAAgtatgcatattaatttaataacaaattgaagaggaaggtttaTCATGATATAGCAGTatccaaaacacaaaaatataccCAACTAACAATAAAGACTCATTTTCAAAAGGAATCCCCACCCAAAAACACACCCAACCAACAACAAGGatttttcgggggaatcccacTCACCAATGGTGGGTACTATTTGTGGTCCTTGCATGTCATGTTTGATTGCTTGTGAGGAACTACAGTAGTATGTAGCATAACGGTCAACTATTACCTCAACAATTCAATTAGgaaaaatactacatatgaacAACTAAAATCACAGCACTTCAGAAGATGTTTATTTCACACACAGCTCAGGAAAGCAGGACAATCCTGTAATTATATAAATATCATGGCAGAAATGAATGTGAGACGTTAAACTTGACATCCCAGATTTACGGTGTTTACTGTCACCCAGCCGCTGTCTTGCGCCATCATTTGTTTAAATTAATAATCACAAGTAATGCGCAAGTCGGAATTGCACCGAAAGGTATAAAAGCAGCCTCTAAAGTTGCTAAAAAACTTCAGCGTTCAAACCACCGTCGTGGATGGCGCCATGTGTATCACAGGATTTACGACATGTACACTAGAAGATATTATTTGTATGGTAAAATGTGTCACAAACTGCCGATTTCAAAATCAATCAGTGTCTTGGGTTCCGGAGGAGAACAGCAGAGCGGTCTATGCCGGGATTATCACATGAAAGTAACACTTTTCACACACAGTTTCTTTCCACATCCATTAAGATGACAGACAAGCGTATCTCACCCGGAGGGTTGGAGCGTTTGGGTATAGCCTGGGACTCGTCTGGTGAAGCAAACACATTAGAAGCCATCTTATTTGGTCTTCTAGATTGTGGGGATTCTTCTTCATATCCTCCAAACAGGTTACTGGAGCCACCACCAGGAGGCCGCAGCACCCtgcagagaacacacaaatttAGGATTACAATCCAATCATATGAATACTAATCTTTTTAAGGCCGATTACAAAAGACAATGACAAATGCCAAAGATAAACAACAACGTGGCGTGTTATATACAATTTGCTTGACACGTGTGAGGATTATGAATGATGTAATATTTTGTGATCTGGCAGCAGTATAAAGGCCAGTTAACATAGACAACATGATTATATGGGCGGAAAGGGCGCCATATCTCAACAAACTCTACTATAGAATTTTTCAGGTTACGTGAAGCCAATACGTGTTTTAAACCTGACTATTC
This genomic interval from Dunckerocampus dactyliophorus isolate RoL2022-P2 chromosome 18, RoL_Ddac_1.1, whole genome shotgun sequence contains the following:
- the jpt2 gene encoding jupiter microtubule associated homolog 2 encodes the protein MTSTNMFQGLDTGSKPSSRVLRPPGGGSSNLFGGYEEESPQSRRPNKMASNVFASPDESQAIPKRSNPPGGKSSGIFGEPQPPVQPQRPVPPGGPTSNIFGSAENAALQSPSRSHPNKPKDNLTVGPEPESPAPVVKVSQPEVKEQSVSPAVVPAKEEPAVAAAVLPAAAPPPAPPEPSSSSPPPNDETSLKNHEPHLGPKPRSHNRVLNPPGGKSSVVFY